The Juglans regia cultivar Chandler chromosome 1, Walnut 2.0, whole genome shotgun sequence nucleotide sequence CATCTcaggtgcggtttggatagtgaaatgagatgagatgttttatatgaaagttaaaaattaaataaaatattattaaaatattattttttaatattattattattttggtatttgaaaaaattaaattttttattatattttacgtggtaatttgataaaattgtaatgatgatatgggATCTATCCAGACGGGGCAGTCTTCCTGGCCAAATTAGCAAGCCAGTGAATGCTAACTACTTACACTTCTTTGCCACTCCAAACAATATCCGCGGATTATAAGGCCAGCAACGATACAGAAAGGAACACGGCCAGCTATTTTTAATTGTAGTGACCAAGGAACATACGCTTGAACTAGGTCACAAAATGGTAGAAATTCGTAGAAAGACCAAAACGTAGAagataaaatatagtttttagaGAATCCCCAAGATGTGTGTAAGTTAATTTGGCCACTTTTTACATATCCacgtgagagaaaaaaaaaataactatttacaagcAATTTTCACATATTACTTAGAAGCACCCAGACGAACCCCAAATCcgaggaggaggaagaaaacTCTGTTGTCTTCTCACCACATCCACATTCAAGTTCAAATACAATAAGCAATATATAGAACcgcaaaagaaaatgagaggagaaaaaaaaaagcataaaacgGAAGCAATAAAAAGATTGAATATGGCTGTAATTTCTCTTTCTGTTCCCCAAAAGGCAAACCCAACATGAAAGATAAAGGGCATACTTGGAAGTATATAGAAAAGGTGAACAGAAAAGAAGACGAACCAACAGAGGAGGGGATGTCAGTCTCGGTGACCTGAGCTTTCTTGAGCTTTTTGAAGAAGTAAGCAGCGACCCATATGGCGCCTAACGGCCCTTTTCCGGAAAGAAGGCACTGCGAGTAAAACATCTTCCTCTCCTCTGTCTCTCCCTTCGGTTCCGACTCTGTAATTCAAAATATAGAGGAAAATGTTCCTGTTCTGCTAAGAATGAAGACGGAAGGTGGGTGGTTTTAAGAAAGAAACGGTCGAGTCGAGTGCTCAGCAATCCTCACATAccaaaaaaagaatcaaaatttaagaaataattgtaaaaggatatttatgattttttaattctcCAACCTTTTgtgaaatgaaggaaaatgaatttttactatatattttttttaattctcattaCTCAAAGGATactcattaatatttattcttttaccttTTGTGAAGAAATGACAATAATGACCTTTCCTGCACCAATTACACAAcataatgtataataaattgGCATAATTCtgtcaaaatatttaattctattGTCAAGCTGTTAAAGTATTAcaatcttttttatcttttccaactattttattttgtagaaaaaactAAATGACACGAGGTAATGAAAACTTTGTTTCAAACGAAAATAGGAGGGGCGGATTGGTCAAAAGATAAGGGctaaattagtaaaatttaaattttcgcATAAATATGGGAAAAGCTTTTAAGATTAACCGACAGTAATATCAAATGACAGCTTTGGAAGTCGGGTCATTGGTATCAAAATGTGAATAGTTTGAGCTGTCGCTCCGTGTAGTGTGGACAGACAATGACGGTCGAGTTTACCAAATGAGTTTTATCCCTTATCTATCTAATCTTAAGTAGGAGTAAAATATGAGTCGTGTACTGCCCAAGCGGCAAGCAACGTGTCAACCCCCAGCTTCTCGGTGATGATTTTGTCGTCGGGGATGCGCGTGTAGCTGACGAGTACATAAATCGGTGGGTTCATCACTGGCTAGGCTGTTTTAAAAGCAATGCATGCAAATAACTGGAGATGCAGAACTACGGCCACATTTCCATAATTCCATTCCCAGTGGGAAATGAAAGTAAAAGCATGGACAAGGAATTCCTCATGCTCTGCAACTTAGAACAGATTCCTTGCAATACCAATCGTTTTGCCGCTTCCACATGCACTTGAATTTCACAAGCTCTGATCTTGATTAATCCATGGTTAGAAAGCACTCCCATTTCTGTATCAAACTCCCTGACGAGCTTCAAAGTTTATAAGCCTCCATATACTTCCATAGGTGGGTTTTGGAAAGTTTTACAGTGCTTCTGAATCTACCATAAGAGTTCGTTCCCATGCTCTTTGAGAATGGCTTTTCAAGGTAAGGGATGAGAATGGGTTGGGTTCGATCTGTTCATCAGCAATATTAACTTCATGATGGGCCTGATGTCACCGATTAAACCCACGTGGGCTTCACCGGCCCATTTTGTACAGTTCGGGGATCACTCCAGGGTTTATCAAAAAAACCTAAAACCCCGACAAGAAGCAGGGAAACCTGGAGCCATGGCGATCTTTCTTAGACGCGCATTCTCCAGTCGGAACATCCTTCTACTCCGAAGTAGCTCCCCCCTTCATGGCCGCGAGCTCTCTCATATGATTAGCTACACTACCAACAATGCCCGCAACTCAGAGACTCACCACAGGATTCCCACTCTTCCGGCCGTTGATTTTCTCAGAGAGTGTCGCAGAGGCTTCGCCAAAGGACGTAAATCAAGTACCATTTCTCTCCGCATATCCTCTCTATGCCTGTTTATCTGTGCTGTTCATGTTTATTTATTGCCCAACGTAAgttaatttgttataatttgGAAGAAAAAGGTATGCATGAGAAATGGTAGCCATGCGATTCACCATGTGTGCTTGAAATTCCACTGTCTACTGAGGGAAGAAAAGGGTAGTAATGATCTTTCGTTCTGTTTTTCCAAGCATAGTTTCTGGTTCCGCCTCCCCCTCCCCCAAATACTACAAGCTTAATTGCTAAGTACCAAAATGGTGTGGATCCATAGGTTTTGGATTCCTTGAGGTAGACATCCATTGCACGTTTACTCTGAGTGAGTATTCTATTGTGTATCTTAGGTGTAACTTCTTCTGGAAGGCTTTTGAGCTTTTGCCAGAATCATGGAGATCATCATTAAAAATTGTGGAGAGAAGTAGAACTGTAGAAGGGTGTGGAGATCTGTAGTGATGGGTCACAGTGGTCTAGAATGGTTGATGGCTACGATGGAAGCAGTACTACAAGCGGGAAAAAATTTGGACTTCACAAAACACTTGCGCGAAGGCAGCAGAACATTCATGGCTCAAAGATGCTCCAATAAGCATGGTAGGTTTTTAACTGTCACTGAATATGGTGGAGGAGGCCGGCGGAGTATTGTAGCCATTCCCGAAGGTATGAAGGTCTGGGTTGGGAGAAATTTGCTGCAGAATTACGCAAAGCTAGGGATATGTTTTTCGCTAATGGGGGTCAAAGGAAAACCAAAAGAAGAATGAGAATATCAACTTGGAGGTGAATCATAAAGACCATAGAACATCCACGGTGGCGAGACGATCATATGTGGCAGCTCTGAAGACCGGTCATGATTCTGGGGTGCATAGTGAGTGGAATGATGTAAGTGGTTTGCAGATCACGCCTTAGAACCAGCTTGTCGCAATGCATAATtctttaaaggagatggaaacccaacttgtcgaCCCGAAGGCAGCGATAGCTTTTTTGTCTACTAAAATAGACCTGCTTTCAACTGGAGGCAACAAGGTTGTAAAGAACAAGACTAAGATAGGCTCTAATTCTTTAAACTCAGATAAAGGAAAACGGAAAATCGGATTCGGCCCTGTTCATATAACCAAATCCAGAagagtatggcgggtcaaaaggaagtctgggttatttgaagtgggTTCTACGTCAGGTATCAGCGTAGAGACATCTGTAATAGAATGTCATTCGCCTCAGGTGACTTTTGTACCCgaagaaactatggctccctcggcggagttgaaggaaaatggtgtcATACCATTGGTGAAGGGACCCGCTGAAGTTGCACATAAAGGGTCaccagaggtgaagggacttgaTGTCATACCATTGGAGATAACCAATGGAGTTGTTGAGGAGGTACGGGATTTGAATATGGATTTGGTGTTGGTGCCTTGCCTAGAGTCGAGAGTGCAACTGGATACTGTGTCTGGGGATATTGTGGCTGCCTTGGTCTCTCTTCCTTCAATAGCAGATTGGATTTTGCGTAAAGTTAATGAGATTCAACAGTTTGTGGGAATTTCCCAtagaggatgtgaagaccaatttaaagaattaattacTGCGATCAAGGCAAGCCactcgcttgaaaccaaatcaagtttcaagaaaagtagGGAGCTACAACGTCTCTTTTtgacaatcaactacgacgctaagggtggtagctcaactagagggaagtctaaagggagggcattgtgaagacgggaaACAAGGGATTGGGGTGGGGTTTTTGGGCAGAGTTTTAattctacgggaaacaaggaGTTGgggtcgggcttggtgtattttgagttgtttttcacgggctttttgggttattaggtgttttctattatgggcaaggtgttctcttgtatacatcagtgtacttggttgctccttttgatatatatatatatatatataatatctttacttataaaaaaaaaaattcctgttTTCTTTTGCAAGTTTATAGTCACTATTCCCTTCAagttgattcttttttttttgcctacTTGGTTGCTCCTTTTAGAGGATGATGACGCTGCAAGCAATATTGATGTTTCACCTGATATTGGACCCACTATTAAGGCAAATGCTTCTGCACAGATGGAGGCTGCAATAGGTGCATTATCAGGAGAGTTGAATAAACTAAGAACAGGAAGGGCATCTCCAGGTACCTTACTATGTGCCATCGctatttgttatttgtttgcGGTCTTATTCTAGTTTTCTGTCATTAGCACGGTTGTTT carries:
- the LOC109009176 gene encoding ribosome-recycling factor produces the protein MMGLMSPIKPTWASPAHFVQFGDHSRVYQKNLKPRQEAGKPGAMAIFLRRAFSSRNILLLRSSSPLHGRELSHMISYTTNNARNSETHHRIPTLPAVDFLRECRRGFAKGRKSKDDDAASNIDVSPDIGPTIKANASAQMEAAIGALSGELNKLRTGRASPGMLDHIIVETDDVKMPLSHLAVVSVMDSKTLSVNPYDPNTLKKLESAIVASPLGLSPKVDGERLIAIIPPLTKEHIQAVCKVVTKSCEDARQSIRRARQKAMDTVKKLYSHAPKDDLKKLEKEVDELTKKFVKSAEDMCKSKEKEITGG